The following coding sequences are from one Streptococcus mitis window:
- a CDS encoding ABC transporter substrate-binding protein has translation MKKTLSILLVTVATLTLAACGNTTTEKATTQPSTETSQKAKAETTYPLTVKTYDAKGNEVEQVFDKAPEKVITNNLSTTEILLELGLKDKIAGMLNPDNAVTDKYKDAIATIPQIGDKKTVSQETVLSYEPDAVMGRNMMFSEKSLGTVSTWNENKIPVYTQKASLSTIQQDLGNIVEDVKNLGMIFNVQEKSNEYAAQLQTKIDAVKKANPASQGEKKKALIMVAYNDQTFGAYKSALQESLLNQLGYTNVATGTSGLTLENLVSMDPELIIYVTSDRNKKLDEKAVELMKANAVLESVPAIKNQKIMTISYDELMDYGPSVIDSLEKINDFINK, from the coding sequence ATGAAAAAAACACTAAGCATTTTACTCGTAACAGTAGCTACCTTAACTTTGGCAGCTTGTGGCAATACTACTACAGAAAAAGCTACCACACAACCTAGCACAGAAACAAGTCAAAAGGCTAAAGCAGAGACGACTTATCCACTAACGGTCAAAACCTATGACGCGAAAGGGAATGAAGTCGAACAAGTTTTTGACAAGGCACCTGAAAAAGTTATTACAAACAATCTTTCAACCACTGAAATCTTATTGGAGTTAGGGTTGAAGGATAAAATTGCTGGCATGCTTAATCCTGATAATGCTGTGACGGACAAATACAAGGACGCGATCGCGACGATTCCTCAAATTGGAGATAAAAAAACAGTCTCACAAGAAACAGTTCTTTCTTATGAGCCAGACGCTGTGATGGGGCGAAACATGATGTTTTCTGAAAAATCCTTGGGGACAGTTAGCACTTGGAATGAAAACAAAATCCCAGTTTATACTCAAAAAGCTTCTCTCTCAACAATTCAGCAAGATTTGGGGAATATCGTAGAAGATGTCAAAAATCTTGGAATGATTTTTAATGTTCAGGAAAAATCCAATGAATACGCAGCCCAATTACAAACTAAAATTGACGCTGTTAAGAAAGCAAATCCAGCAAGCCAAGGTGAAAAGAAAAAGGCTTTGATTATGGTTGCTTATAATGATCAAACCTTCGGTGCCTACAAGTCTGCTTTGCAAGAAAGTTTGTTGAACCAACTTGGTTATACAAACGTTGCTACGGGGACATCAGGCTTGACCTTGGAAAATCTCGTGTCAATGGATCCTGAATTGATTATCTATGTAACCAGCGATCGTAATAAAAAATTGGATGAAAAAGCAGTAGAGTTGATGAAGGCAAATGCTGTTTTGGAAAGCGTTCCTGCTATTAAGAATCAAAAAATCATGACCATCTCTTACGATGAATTGATGGACTATGGTCCATCAGTGATTGATTCCCTTGAGAAAATCAATGACTTTATCAATAAATAA
- a CDS encoding FecCD family ABC transporter permease, producing MLSKFSGSRQDQQFLLLLVILLGILGISLFLAVSMGSVAIDLGATYRIILSRLGFPLEIGEVSKSTLAIVWNMRFPRVLLGLIVGAGLSMCGSVMQSTVNNPIAEPYVLGISAGATLGATLSIILGLKVMISLGAFLGAILATIAVLIIASMQGRMTTSSLILSGTVVNALFLAFSNFIISVGANADSVMTIKFWTMGSLAGTSWADLVLPTIVVGMAFLFFSTQYRVFNAMMMGDEAALTLGIPLRFYWYLYVTMVAVLTAVLVATCGIIGFVGLITPHLARGLVGTNYKRLFPVATLLGALFVIWADVLSRIIIPNAELPIGIFTALVGAPFFIYIVGGRRREVRS from the coding sequence ATGCTTTCCAAATTTTCTGGAAGCCGACAAGACCAGCAATTTCTGTTACTTTTAGTTATTTTGCTAGGTATTTTAGGGATTTCTCTCTTTCTAGCAGTTTCAATGGGATCTGTTGCGATTGATCTAGGAGCTACCTATCGGATTATTTTGAGCAGGTTGGGATTTCCTCTTGAGATAGGAGAGGTTTCCAAGTCTACTCTTGCCATTGTATGGAACATGAGATTCCCTCGAGTATTGTTAGGTCTGATAGTGGGGGCTGGTCTTTCTATGTGTGGTAGCGTGATGCAGTCTACAGTGAACAATCCCATCGCAGAGCCTTATGTCTTAGGAATATCTGCGGGTGCAACTCTAGGGGCAACCTTGAGCATCATTCTTGGTTTAAAAGTGATGATTAGCCTTGGAGCTTTTCTTGGAGCTATTTTGGCAACCATTGCTGTCCTCATCATTGCCTCTATGCAGGGAAGGATGACGACTTCTAGTCTGATTTTATCAGGAACCGTGGTCAATGCTCTCTTTCTGGCTTTTTCAAACTTTATTATCTCAGTTGGAGCTAATGCGGATAGTGTGATGACCATTAAGTTTTGGACCATGGGCTCGCTCGCTGGGACTTCCTGGGCAGACTTGGTCCTGCCAACTATAGTAGTAGGAATGGCCTTTCTATTTTTCTCTACCCAGTATCGTGTTTTTAATGCGATGATGATGGGAGATGAGGCTGCTTTAACTTTGGGAATTCCCTTACGCTTTTATTGGTATCTTTATGTGACCATGGTGGCTGTGCTGACAGCAGTCTTAGTGGCAACCTGTGGGATTATTGGATTTGTCGGTCTGATTACTCCACATTTAGCTCGAGGGTTAGTAGGAACGAATTATAAGAGGCTTTTTCCTGTTGCAACCTTGCTAGGTGCCCTCTTTGTCATCTGGGCAGACGTACTCTCTCGTATCATCATTCCAAACGCAGAGCTTCCTATTGGTATTTTCACAGCCTTAGTAGGTGCTCCCTTCTTTATCTACATTGTTGGAGGTAGGCGAAGGGAGGTGAGGAGCTGA
- a CDS encoding CadD family cadmium resistance transporter: MGQTIISAIGVYISTSIDYLIILFILFAQLSQNKQKWHIYAGQYLGTGLLVGASLVAAYVVNFVPEEWMVGLLGLIPIYLGIRFAIVGEGEEEEEEEEEIIERLEQSKANQLFWTVTLLTIASGGDNLGIYIPYFASLDWSQTLVALLVFVIGIIILCEISRVLSSIPLIFETIEKYERIIVPLVFIVLGLYIMYENGTIETFLIV, encoded by the coding sequence ATGGGACAGACAATCATATCTGCTATTGGTGTTTATATTTCCACCAGTATCGATTATTTAATTATTTTATTTATTTTATTTGCACAGCTATCACAGAATAAACAAAAATGGCATATTTATGCGGGGCAATATCTAGGCACAGGCTTACTTGTAGGGGCGAGTTTAGTTGCTGCTTATGTCGTTAATTTTGTGCCTGAAGAATGGATGGTTGGATTGCTTGGTTTAATCCCTATCTATTTAGGGATTCGCTTTGCAATTGTTGGAGAAGGTGAGGAAGAAGAGGAAGAAGAGGAAGAAATTATTGAAAGATTAGAACAAAGCAAGGCAAATCAACTGTTTTGGACAGTTACATTGCTAACAATTGCGTCTGGCGGAGATAATTTAGGTATCTATATACCTTATTTTGCTTCGTTAGATTGGTCACAGACCCTCGTGGCCTTGCTTGTGTTTGTAATCGGCATAATTATCTTATGCGAGATTAGTCGGGTGTTATCCTCTATTCCGTTAATATTCGAGACAATTGAAAAATACGAGCGAATCATTGTGCCCTTAGTATTCATTGTACTTGGACTATACATCATGTATGAAAATGGCACGATAGAGACTTTTCTGATCGTGTAG
- the rpsO gene encoding 30S ribosomal protein S15 — translation MAISKEKKNEIIAQYARHEGDTGSVEVQVAVLTWEINHLNEHIKQHKKDHATYRGLMKKIGRRRNLLAYLRKNDVNRYRELINSLGLRR, via the coding sequence ATGGCAATCTCAAAAGAGAAAAAAAATGAAATCATCGCACAATATGCACGTCACGAAGGTGATACAGGTTCAGTAGAGGTTCAAGTTGCTGTCCTTACTTGGGAAATCAACCACCTTAACGAACACATCAAACAACACAAAAAAGACCACGCTACTTACCGTGGATTGATGAAAAAAATCGGTCGCCGTCGTAACTTGCTTGCATACTTGCGTAAAAACGACGTTAACCGTTACCGTGAGTTGATCAACTCTCTAGGACTTCGTCGCTAA
- a CDS encoding ABC transporter ATP-binding protein, protein MDLICQDVHFGLGEKKILKGVSLKVEGNQFHTILGPNGSGKTSLLKLLYRQEKADKGLISLDGKPLEQWTLKETAKQMAVVTQFNQLQFDCTVEEIVLLGRTPHLSFLQKERERDFTLVQDALVKVDMLEKKTRLYSSLSGGEKQRVLLARALAQEPTLLLLDEPTNHLDIRYQLDLLAIVKNLKVNVLAVLHDIQLACRYSDYLYLMKEGEILYQGTPKETITPESLQTVYGVQSQVTWTEDQQAMIHYL, encoded by the coding sequence ATGGACTTGATTTGTCAGGATGTCCACTTTGGACTGGGAGAGAAAAAAATCCTCAAGGGAGTTTCTCTTAAAGTTGAAGGGAATCAATTTCACACGATACTAGGACCAAATGGAAGCGGGAAAACCAGTCTACTTAAACTCCTCTATCGTCAGGAAAAGGCGGACAAAGGCTTGATAAGCCTAGATGGAAAGCCTCTGGAACAATGGACGCTCAAAGAAACAGCCAAGCAAATGGCAGTTGTGACCCAGTTTAACCAACTGCAGTTTGATTGTACAGTTGAAGAAATCGTCTTGCTGGGAAGAACTCCCCACCTCTCTTTTTTACAGAAGGAAAGGGAAAGGGATTTTACGCTCGTTCAAGATGCCCTCGTTAAGGTGGATATGCTCGAGAAGAAAACTCGTCTCTATTCGTCCCTGTCGGGGGGAGAGAAACAGCGAGTTTTGTTAGCCCGCGCCTTGGCGCAAGAACCGACTCTCTTGCTCCTGGACGAACCAACCAATCACCTGGATATCAGGTATCAGCTAGACTTGTTGGCCATTGTGAAGAATCTCAAGGTCAATGTTCTAGCTGTCCTGCATGATATTCAACTTGCTTGTCGCTATTCGGATTATCTCTATCTGATGAAAGAGGGGGAAATCCTTTACCAAGGGACTCCAAAGGAGACCATCACCCCTGAGTCATTGCAAACTGTATATGGAGTTCAAAGTCAAGTGACTTGGACCGAGGATCAGCAAGCCATGATTCACTATTTATAA